The following coding sequences are from one Halomonas sp. HAL1 window:
- a CDS encoding helix-turn-helix transcriptional regulator: MDINTVLSALANPARLDILYWLKEPERHFPPQKDTAPKGGVCVSHIRDKTGLSQPTVSLYLSTLYRAGLVSSTRVGQWTYYRYEHDVAESFLHELSERL, encoded by the coding sequence ATGGATATCAATACCGTTTTAAGCGCGCTGGCGAACCCAGCACGTCTCGACATTCTTTACTGGCTTAAAGAGCCGGAGCGTCATTTTCCGCCGCAAAAAGATACGGCGCCGAAGGGCGGTGTTTGTGTCAGCCATATTCGTGATAAAACCGGGCTATCTCAACCGACGGTCTCACTTTATCTTTCTACGCTTTATCGCGCGGGTTTGGTTTCTTCCACTCGGGTCGGCCAGTGGACGTACTACCGTTACGAGCATGATGTGGCAGAAAGCTTTTTGCACGAGCTGAGCGAGCGACTATAA
- a CDS encoding penicillin-binding protein 1A, with the protein MTFLRTLIVSLFFLIVSLVGATALAVVGAAIYFAPGLPDVRQLQDFELHTPLRIFTQDGKLIGEFGEERRMAINFDQIPQDMINALIAAEDASYFDHAGVDPRGLARAAVELAQSGGTIQSGGSTITMQVARNYMLTLDQTFTRKIREILLALQMEQVLNKEEIFELYVNKIFLGNRAYGIAAAAETYYDKPLAELNLAQTAMIAGLPKAPSAFNPLANSERSLIRRNWILFRMRELGYIDDETYQVAVQDPVTARRHFTQAEVDAAYVSEMARQYAVERFGDEAYTGGYRVYTTIDSELQPYARQALANGLTDYDLRHGWRGPEQSDIASSLVEAQEQTATQGLEEELSESPEIRQTARQAAQRSQTEVEGIEGDVSNWVQVLERTPNYGLLQPAIVVESSDREMQVLTRRGGLQTIAWEGLNWARPYLSPRSRGAEPSSAAEIAVRGDLIRVIENDDGSLRLSQRPDAEGSLVVQDPQTGAILALQGGFDFNASKFNRAVQARRQSGSIFKPFIYLAALENGEMNAASVVNDAPVVLDDGSNSLWRPVNSSRDFQGPMRLRPALARSRNLVTIRVLQTMGLDYTINFLEGFGFSPAQLPNGLSLALGSASLTPMEMTNAYAVIANGGFQVAPWFIERVTRDDDNEIIDEATPQVACPSCAEDQETVEIDGREYPIAKRVADPAAVYILRDMLRDVITSGTGRGALSLNRDDIVGKTGTTNSQRDAWFAGFNNNLVTTVWVGKDSNETISEYGAQAALPIWVAFMGDALEGTPSAVPERPETVVTARVDPSTGQRLADGQSGGISELFHQDHLPDYQQRRISRELEEASGSQGSGTAESIF; encoded by the coding sequence ATGACGTTTCTTCGAACCCTTATTGTGTCGCTCTTTTTCCTGATTGTATCGTTAGTCGGTGCCACTGCGTTAGCCGTAGTAGGCGCCGCCATTTACTTTGCACCGGGGCTGCCCGACGTTCGCCAACTGCAGGATTTCGAACTACACACGCCGCTACGTATTTTTACCCAGGACGGTAAATTGATTGGCGAATTTGGTGAAGAGCGTCGCATGGCGATCAATTTTGATCAAATTCCTCAGGATATGATCAATGCCTTGATTGCCGCCGAGGATGCCAGTTATTTCGACCACGCAGGTGTCGACCCGCGCGGCTTAGCCAGGGCCGCAGTGGAGCTTGCGCAGAGTGGCGGCACCATCCAATCCGGTGGCTCGACCATCACCATGCAGGTCGCGCGTAACTACATGCTGACGCTGGACCAGACCTTTACGCGTAAAATTCGCGAAATTCTGCTGGCACTGCAAATGGAGCAGGTACTCAATAAAGAGGAGATCTTCGAGCTTTACGTCAATAAGATTTTCTTGGGCAATCGCGCTTACGGTATCGCTGCCGCCGCTGAAACCTATTATGACAAGCCGCTCGCCGAATTGAATTTGGCACAAACGGCGATGATTGCTGGCTTGCCCAAGGCGCCCTCTGCCTTCAACCCGCTGGCCAACTCCGAGCGTTCGCTGATTCGTCGTAACTGGATTCTGTTCCGCATGCGTGAACTGGGCTATATCGACGACGAGACTTATCAAGTCGCGGTGCAGGATCCCGTCACCGCCCGCCGCCACTTTACCCAAGCCGAGGTTGATGCCGCTTATGTATCGGAAATGGCGCGGCAGTACGCAGTAGAGCGCTTTGGCGATGAGGCTTACACCGGCGGCTATCGCGTCTACACCACCATTGATAGTGAGCTGCAGCCCTATGCCCGCCAAGCACTGGCCAATGGCTTGACGGACTACGACCTGCGTCACGGCTGGCGCGGGCCAGAGCAGAGCGACATTGCTTCCAGTCTTGTGGAAGCACAGGAGCAAACCGCGACCCAAGGGCTTGAAGAGGAGCTTTCCGAGTCGCCGGAAATTCGTCAGACCGCCCGCCAGGCCGCCCAGCGCAGCCAAACAGAAGTCGAGGGGATCGAGGGTGACGTCAGCAACTGGGTCCAGGTGCTTGAGCGCACGCCCAATTACGGCCTTCTACAGCCCGCCATTGTGGTCGAGAGCAGCGATCGCGAAATGCAGGTGCTTACCCGCCGTGGTGGCCTACAGACTATTGCCTGGGAGGGCTTGAACTGGGCTCGTCCTTATCTGAGCCCGCGTAGCCGTGGTGCCGAGCCAAGCTCAGCGGCTGAGATTGCGGTACGTGGCGATCTAATCCGCGTGATTGAGAATGATGACGGCTCGCTGCGCCTCTCTCAGCGCCCGGATGCCGAAGGTTCGCTGGTGGTCCAAGACCCGCAAACAGGCGCTATTTTAGCCCTGCAGGGCGGCTTCGACTTTAATGCGAGCAAGTTCAATCGTGCCGTGCAGGCCCGGCGTCAATCGGGCTCGATCTTCAAACCGTTTATTTATTTAGCGGCCCTTGAAAATGGCGAAATGAACGCTGCCAGCGTGGTTAACGATGCCCCTGTGGTGCTTGACGATGGCAGTAACTCATTGTGGCGGCCGGTCAACTCTAGCCGCGACTTCCAAGGCCCCATGCGCTTACGCCCAGCCCTGGCCCGTTCGCGCAACCTAGTGACGATCCGTGTGCTGCAGACCATGGGGCTGGATTACACGATTAACTTTTTGGAAGGTTTCGGCTTCTCCCCCGCCCAACTTCCCAACGGCTTATCATTAGCACTAGGCAGTGCGAGCTTAACGCCCATGGAGATGACCAATGCTTATGCCGTTATCGCCAATGGCGGCTTCCAAGTAGCTCCATGGTTCATTGAGCGTGTAACCCGTGACGACGATAACGAAATTATCGATGAAGCCACTCCACAGGTCGCCTGCCCGAGCTGTGCCGAAGACCAGGAGACGGTGGAGATCGATGGTCGCGAGTACCCGATCGCCAAACGAGTAGCCGACCCGGCCGCTGTGTACATCTTGCGCGATATGCTGCGTGACGTTATTACCTCGGGCACTGGCCGCGGTGCGCTGAGCCTTAACCGTGACGATATCGTCGGCAAAACCGGTACGACTAACAGCCAGCGTGATGCCTGGTTTGCAGGCTTTAATAACAACTTGGTGACCACGGTATGGGTGGGTAAGGATAGTAACGAAACCATTTCTGAATATGGGGCTCAGGCCGCACTACCTATCTGGGTAGCGTTTATGGGTGATGCCCTGGAAGGAACGCCGAGTGCCGTGCCCGAACGCCCAGAGACTGTCGTTACGGCACGTGTGGACCCGAGCACAGGCCAGCGTTTAGCGGACGGTCAGTCTGGTGGCATCTCTGAGCTGTTCCATCAGGATCACTTGCCGGATTACCAGCAGCGCCGCATCAGCCGTGAGCTGGAAGAAGCCAGCGGTTCACAGGGGTCAGGCACCGCCGAGTCGATCTTCTGA
- a CDS encoding NADH:flavin oxidoreductase yields the protein MLSKQNLSAPLFETFTLGNMTLSNRIVMAPMTRNQSPGGVPTEDVAAYYKSRAVGGVGLIITEGTYIDHLGANGYPGVPAFYGEQALAGWKRVVEEVHAAGGKIAPQLWHVGRERRPGVEPDTSVPGFGPMSIVEDGVEVVRAMSEDDMHEVAASFARAASDAKRIGFDGIELHGAHGYLIDQFLWAESNQRTDTFGGSAENRLRFPRMIVSAVREAVGPEFPIMFRFSQWKLSDYDAIIAETPDALGEILKPLADDGVDIFHASTRRVWEPGFEGSDKTLATWTRELTGKPVIAVGSVGLDKTFRTGHFTRTEDPTSKSRVNVEELAMWRARDDFDLIAIGRALLSDPQWANKVRDGRLDELSDFDSSALDTLVR from the coding sequence ATGTTATCTAAACAGAACCTATCGGCACCTCTCTTTGAAACGTTTACTCTGGGCAACATGACCCTAAGTAACCGTATCGTGATGGCACCCATGACGCGTAACCAGTCGCCTGGCGGGGTGCCCACTGAGGACGTGGCGGCTTACTACAAAAGCCGTGCCGTAGGTGGGGTGGGGTTAATTATCACCGAAGGTACCTATATTGATCACCTAGGTGCTAACGGCTACCCCGGCGTACCCGCTTTTTACGGTGAGCAGGCATTAGCAGGCTGGAAGCGCGTCGTAGAAGAGGTTCATGCCGCGGGCGGTAAGATTGCACCGCAGCTTTGGCACGTAGGCCGTGAGCGGCGCCCAGGCGTTGAGCCAGATACCAGCGTGCCCGGCTTTGGCCCGATGAGCATCGTGGAAGACGGCGTTGAAGTAGTTCGGGCCATGAGCGAAGACGACATGCACGAAGTCGCCGCCTCGTTTGCCCGCGCGGCCAGTGACGCTAAACGCATTGGCTTTGACGGCATCGAACTACACGGCGCCCATGGCTATTTGATTGACCAGTTCTTATGGGCCGAGAGTAACCAGCGCACCGATACCTTTGGCGGCAGCGCGGAAAATCGCTTGCGCTTCCCACGTATGATTGTAAGTGCAGTGCGTGAAGCAGTGGGCCCTGAGTTTCCGATTATGTTCCGTTTTTCACAGTGGAAGCTCTCCGACTACGACGCCATTATCGCTGAAACCCCTGACGCGCTTGGTGAAATACTCAAGCCGCTGGCCGATGATGGTGTGGATATTTTTCACGCCAGCACACGCCGCGTCTGGGAACCTGGTTTTGAGGGCAGTGATAAAACCTTGGCAACGTGGACTCGCGAATTAACCGGCAAGCCGGTTATCGCCGTGGGCAGCGTTGGTCTCGATAAAACGTTCCGTACCGGGCACTTTACCCGCACTGAAGACCCGACTTCCAAAAGCCGTGTCAATGTGGAAGAGCTGGCCATGTGGCGCGCGCGTGATGACTTTGACTTGATTGCCATTGGTCGCGCGCTGCTTTCTGACCCGCAGTGGGCTAACAAAGTACGTGATGGACGCCTTGACGAGCTTTCTGACTTTGACAGCAGCGCGCTCGACACCCTAGTACGTTAA